CCACGGCCCTGGAGGCCCGCACGTAGAGACGGAGGGGGGCGCAAAAGAGACAATGATGACCTTCAAGAAGGGGGCAGAGCCGGTCGAGGCGCAGAATGCCACATGTGTGAACGGCTGTCACGAGAAGGGTGAGCACACCTTCTGGAAGGGGAGCACCCACGAGATGCGTGGCGTTGCCTGTGTCACCTGTCACAAGGTGATGGAGTCGGTGTCCGATCGATACAACCTGGCGAAGCCGACCGCCATCGAGGTCTGCTCCCAATGTCACCAGACCAGGCGGGCCCAGCTCCAGCGTAGCTCTCACATGCCGCTACGCGAGGGGAAAATCAGTTGCTCCGACTGCCACAACCCCCATGGAACCGTTACGCAGGCGATGCTCCGGGAAGATTCGGTCAATGAGAACTGCTTCAAGTGCCATGCCGAGAAGCGGGGACCGTTTCTCTGGGAACATGCGCCTGTCACGGAAAGCTGTTCCAACTGCCATGAGCCGCACGGTTCTACGAACGCAAGGCTCCTAAAGGTCAGAGTTCCCCGCCTCTGTCAGCAGTGCCACATCGAGACCAGGCACCCAACCAACCCATACGATCCGACGACCGGCTCGAGGTTTGTCATCAACAGAGGCTGCGTCAACTGCCACCAGAAGATCCATGGATCGAACCATCCATCAGGATTCGCCTTCGTGAACTGAGGCGGGGATCTGCATTACGCGGAGGAACGGGCTATGGAGGCAATCGACTGGACGAAACAGATTGGCAAAGCGCTGCCGCTCGCCATAGCCCTGTTGCTGACTGTCGTGGCATCGGGTTATGCTGAAGAGGCCTCGCTTCAACAGCAGGAGGCACCCCCTTTATGGGTGAGCTGGCTCAATAATCGGCTACCCTTTAACCTTGGCATCACGGGGATAGATATCGAGGGAGGGTATCGCGATATCGATGGCAATCGGAGTTCGGCCAAGTTCCAGGAGTATCGGGTACTCGAGGAAAGTCCTTTTCTGGACCATGTCCGACTCTCTCTTGAAACCAAAGATAAGAAACAATACGTCGAGTTCTCCGCAATTGATTCCTTTAAGCAAGATCAGAGCTACCTGTTCCGGGTCGGGAAGTACGGTGACTATGATCTGGAGATCTTCTGGGATCAGGTCCCGCACCAGTTGAGTACGACGGGACGGACCCTGTTTACTACCACGTACGATAACAACAACCCAAATCTGACTTTGCCGTCCGGTGTTGCCTCGACAGTTCAGGCCGCTACTCCGGCCACAAGAGCCTCCGTGCTGGCAGGCTTCCTGGCCAATGCCACGCCGGTGGATCTCAGCTTCCTGACCTCCAAAGCGGGATTCGGGTTAAAGTACAACCTGACAGATTCGTTGGATTTCGGTGTCCGCTATACCTTCACACAGAAGGACGGGACGATCCCTTTCGGCGCGGGCTTCAGCAGCCCAGGGGGTAATATCGTCGAGCTTCCGGCCCCACTCTTTAACCGGACTCACCAGATTGAGGTCAAGACGCAGTACGCTCGACCAGGTTGGAATGTCGGCCTCGGCTACACCGCCTCGATTTTCGACCAGAGCGTCGACAATATCACGTTCGACAATCCGCTGTCGGCGGCGAGCAGCGCGACCGCATCCGCGCTGGGACGAGCGACGATGGATCCGAGCAATCAGGCGCATAACGTATTTCTATCGGGTGGTCTTTCGCTTCCGTACCGGACCAGGATCACGGGAAAGGTCTCTTATGGGTGGCGGCTCCAGGATGAATCGTTTGTCTCCCACACCATCAACCCGGCTCTGGCAGCCGATCCGCAATTGGCGCTCCCAAGAAACAGCTTGGATGGGGAGATCAGGACGACCCTCGTGACGCTCAACGGGACAAGCCGTCCGCTTGCCGCTTTGCCGCTGACGCTGTACGGGGGCTACCGCTTTTATGACTTCAATAATCGAACGCCTGAGATTGTGTTTCCTACGCATACGGTCCGGGATACGTCGCTTACGGCCGAGACGCGGGTCACTGCGCCGTCTTCCTACACCAAGCATAATGCCCACCTGGACGCGGGTTATTCTCTTCTCAGCGACCTTCATTTCAAACTGGGCTACGAGTGGGAGCGATGGGACCGCGATTCGCAATACCGCGAGACACCGACCAGTGATGAGCACTTCCTGAAGACCAGCGTTGATTTTACACCAGTCGACTGGCTGCTCTTCCGAGGTGCCTATCGCCGGAGCTGGCGCAATATCGACGAATATGTGACCCAGGCCCATGAGGCGCATGTCGTTTCCGACATCGAAGGGGAGGATCTGGGGCCAGGGGTGCCGAATCTCCAGGGTCAATCGATTCTGCTTCGGAAGTTCGACGAAGCCGATCGGACCCGGGACCGGGTGGAAATCTTAGCATCAGTTACCCCCTTCGAGACGTTGAACTTTACGACCACCTATAGCCTGATTCGGGATGACTTTGACAAGTCCGGGCTCGGACTGCAGGAATCATGGGGGTGGAGCCTGGGTGGTGATTTGGCCTACAGTCCTTTCTCGTGGCTGTCGTTTTTTGTGAACTACATGAGGGAGGAGTTCAAATACGATCAGCTCTCTCGGTCCAGGCCGGTCGTCAGCAATGTATCTACGGCGACCACACCGGCGGCAGGGTGTGCGTTCACGAATCCCACGGCTGCCGTCAGTAACGTCGTCTGCGATTTTTCTGATTTTAATTGGAGGAGCCTGAACAGAGACAAGGTTGATACTTATGGGGTGGGCACCGACGTCGCCCTGATCCCCAAGCGCCTCAATTTTCGGCTGACCTACACCTTTTCGGATGCCGACACGATCATCAATTCATTTAACCCGGTGACGCCGACTAGTGGCACCGGAGCCCAGCAAGCGAGCGCGAAAGCCGTCCGCTATCCGGTGGCGAACACGAACCTTCATACCCTGATCGCCGCCCTTCGCTATAACGTGACCACAAACTGGAGTCTTAAGGGTGAATACCGATTTGAGCGGTTTAAGGAGAAAGATTGGTCGACCGATACGATCGGGCAATCAGGCCTCACGAACTTACCGGCGACGACCGATACCTTCTTAGGCGCTCAGTTTCTCCAGAATTACGAAGCCCACATTGCAGCATTTACGCTTCGTTATCAGTTCTGAGTGAGGCCTCGGTTTCCGGCGGCTTGCCGGTGTGAGTACGTTGTGTACGAAAGAAGTACGGAAGCCAGCCTGACAGGCTGGCTTTTCACGTTCACGTCTGAAGGAGGGATTGGTCGTGTCACAGCAAGATGAACAGGTCGACCGCGGGCGACGTGCGGTGAATTGGCTTTTGGGGAGTTCCCTGGGCGTGCTCTTCGTATCCATGCTGTACCCGATTGCGAAATACCTGATTCCCCCAAAGCTTGCCGAACCGACCACGTTCAGCGTAACCCTTCCCTGGAAGCTCGCGGAATTGAAGGCGAACTCCGGACAGATCTTTCGCTTCAGGAGTCGGCCTGGTATCTTGGTGAAGACGGCGGCAGGCGAGTTGCGGGCTTTTTCTGCGGTCTGTACTCACCTGGAATGCACGGTACAATATCGGGAAGAGCGGCAGGATATCTGGTGCGCATGCCACAATGGCGTGTACGACCTGAACGGGAAAAACGTCAGCGGTCCGCCGCCCCGGCCCCTGGAAGCTTTGAAGCTGAACGTCCGGGGAGATCAGGTCATTGTTATGAAAGGATAAGTCAGGTGACCGCGGATCGAATCACATCCTGGCTGGAAGAACGAATCGACCTCTGGCCGCTTAAGCATCTCATCCAGAAGAAGGTCATCCCCGTCCATCGCCATACTGTCTGGTATTATTTCGGCGGGATGACGCTCTTTCTCTTCGGGATTCAAGTGGCCACCGGGATTTTGCTGACCCTCTACTACCGGCCCAGCGGCGAAGAGGCGTATGAGAGCGTGCAATTCATCATGACCGACGTTCAATTCGGCTGGCTCGTTCGGTCGATTCATAGCTGGTCGGCGAACCTGATGGTGTTGACGATGATGGTCCACCTGTTCAGTGTCTACCTCACCCAGGGCTACCGAAAGCCGCGAGAACTGACATGGGTGACCGGAATGATGCTGTTCGGTGTGGTGCTGTTCTTCGGTTTCAGCGGGTATCTGCTGCCCTGGAATGTCCTATCGTATTTTGCCACCAAGGTCGGGACCGAGATCGCCG
This genomic interval from Candidatus Methylomirabilis tolerans contains the following:
- a CDS encoding DmsE family decaheme c-type cytochrome — encoded protein: MKKRDAVVALLPLLAVALLVGWACSRLSSPPPGSEALHAQEASTASTAAPRPQWTGFPPHAKYVGSESCLTCHEKSTQRFHKTKMGRIMSVNPRTPQEQRGCESCHGPGGPHVETEGGAKETMMTFKKGAEPVEAQNATCVNGCHEKGEHTFWKGSTHEMRGVACVTCHKVMESVSDRYNLAKPTAIEVCSQCHQTRRAQLQRSSHMPLREGKISCSDCHNPHGTVTQAMLREDSVNENCFKCHAEKRGPFLWEHAPVTESCSNCHEPHGSTNARLLKVRVPRLCQQCHIETRHPTNPYDPTTGSRFVINRGCVNCHQKIHGSNHPSGFAFVN
- a CDS encoding Rieske 2Fe-2S domain-containing protein; its protein translation is MVVSQQDEQVDRGRRAVNWLLGSSLGVLFVSMLYPIAKYLIPPKLAEPTTFSVTLPWKLAELKANSGQIFRFRSRPGILVKTAAGELRAFSAVCTHLECTVQYREERQDIWCACHNGVYDLNGKNVSGPPPRPLEALKLNVRGDQVIVMKG
- a CDS encoding MtrB/PioB family decaheme-associated outer membrane protein, with product MEAIDWTKQIGKALPLAIALLLTVVASGYAEEASLQQQEAPPLWVSWLNNRLPFNLGITGIDIEGGYRDIDGNRSSAKFQEYRVLEESPFLDHVRLSLETKDKKQYVEFSAIDSFKQDQSYLFRVGKYGDYDLEIFWDQVPHQLSTTGRTLFTTTYDNNNPNLTLPSGVASTVQAATPATRASVLAGFLANATPVDLSFLTSKAGFGLKYNLTDSLDFGVRYTFTQKDGTIPFGAGFSSPGGNIVELPAPLFNRTHQIEVKTQYARPGWNVGLGYTASIFDQSVDNITFDNPLSAASSATASALGRATMDPSNQAHNVFLSGGLSLPYRTRITGKVSYGWRLQDESFVSHTINPALAADPQLALPRNSLDGEIRTTLVTLNGTSRPLAALPLTLYGGYRFYDFNNRTPEIVFPTHTVRDTSLTAETRVTAPSSYTKHNAHLDAGYSLLSDLHFKLGYEWERWDRDSQYRETPTSDEHFLKTSVDFTPVDWLLFRGAYRRSWRNIDEYVTQAHEAHVVSDIEGEDLGPGVPNLQGQSILLRKFDEADRTRDRVEILASVTPFETLNFTTTYSLIRDDFDKSGLGLQESWGWSLGGDLAYSPFSWLSFFVNYMREEFKYDQLSRSRPVVSNVSTATTPAAGCAFTNPTAAVSNVVCDFSDFNWRSLNRDKVDTYGVGTDVALIPKRLNFRLTYTFSDADTIINSFNPVTPTSGTGAQQASAKAVRYPVANTNLHTLIAALRYNVTTNWSLKGEYRFERFKEKDWSTDTIGQSGLTNLPATTDTFLGAQFLQNYEAHIAAFTLRYQF